The Limanda limanda chromosome 20, fLimLim1.1, whole genome shotgun sequence genome has a segment encoding these proteins:
- the rnf152 gene encoding E3 ubiquitin-protein ligase rnf152 — METLSQDSILECQICFNYYSPRRRPKLLDCRHTCCSVCLTQMRSSQKEIRCPWCRSVTKLPPGLSVSQLPDDPDVITVIAIPHASEHTPVFIRLPSNGCYMLPLPLAKERGLGLPGELGCRFLPGGQQKGVTVVTVPEQQPLGLALGLDAVGMDGGEMERRVTGPVGGAGKGSTWSGVCTVILVACVLLFLLGIVLHNMSCISKRFTVISCG; from the coding sequence ATGGAGACACTTTCCCAGGATTCCATTCTGGAGTGCCAGATCTGCTTCAACTACTACAGCCCGCGGCGGCGGCCCAAGCTGCTGGACTGCCGCCACACCTGCTGCTCGGTGTGTCTGACGCAGATGCGCAGCAGCCAGAAGGAGATCCGGTGTCCGTGGTGCCGCAGCGTCACCAAGCTGCCGCCGGGCCTGTCCGTCTCCCAGCTGCCGGACGACCCGGACGTCATCACGGTCATCGCCATCCCTCACGCCTCGGAGCACACGCCCGTCTTCATCCGCCTGCCCAGCAACGGCTGCTAcatgctgccgctgccgctcgCCAAGGAGCGCGGGCTGGGCCTGCCGGGCGAGCTGGGCTGCCGCTTCCTGCCGGGCGGCCAGCAGAAGGGCGTCACCGTGGTGACCGTGCCCGAGCAGCAGCCTCTGGGCCTGGCTCTGGGGCTGGACGCCGTGGGGATGGACGGTGgcgagatggagaggagggtcACCGGGCCGGTGGGCGGAGCCGGGAAGGGCTCCACGTGGTCCGGCGTGTGCACGGTGATCCTGGTGGCGTGCGTGCTGCTCTTCCTGCTGGGCATCGTGCTGCACAACATGTCCTGCATCTCCAAGCGCTTCACGGTCATCTCCTGCGGctga